CGGGGATTCGGCCGGATGCGGAGCAAAACGCTGCCAGCCGCCGGAGCTTGCTCCGGGGCTTGAGTTCTGCCCCGGCCGAGTCTCGTGCGTTCTGCAGAAAAAGTGCATCCCTTGATCGTTGCGCATCGTCGACGGGCTGGCGGCACGATTGGTCGGAGCCAGGCTCTGGCGGTCGAGGCCGTCAGTCCGGAGCCGCTGGTCGTGTTGGCGCCGGATGCATTCACGCTTGGCCACAGCCCTGCGCCTGCTATCGTCCGGGATGCGCGCTCAAAAAGTGTATTGGCGCGAGTTCATCCGGCAGTTCTTTATCCTGGCCTCAGCTACGACACTTCTCACCGTGCCCTGCTTCGCGGCTGGCCAGCAGGATACGGGGCTCATTCTCAACCTGGGTTTTGGGGGAAGTTCGAATCAGGCAGGCCAGGTATACAGACGGCAGAATCACACCATTCGTCAGCGCAGGTGTAAGTAACACGATTTCCGACACCCACTTCTTTTATCGTCCTTTCACTCAGTCTTTTCGGCTCGCCCGTAACTGCGACCCTTGGAGCCATCGTCTTCCTCTATCTCGTGCGGATATTAAAAAGGATCTGACGATATCGGTCCAGATCCTCGTGACGCTGTTTGTGGTACTCATTCCAGGCAATCGAACCCATGCCGAAATTGGCAGGACGGCCAGTGTCGATGTCGACAAGAGCAAACAGCGCCGCAGCGGCCGGGAGTTGACCTCTTTCGATCAACTCCTGTTCGTCAGGACCGTCCAGAAAGGGAGTGCCAGGCTTCCAACTGCACTGGAGTTCCGCCCCTGCCTTGTTGCACGTATAGGCTTCGTAGGCGTGGATGTCTTGGATATAATACGTCGCCTGGTTTGAGCGACGTTCGGCTGCGATTCGCCATTGATCGTTCCATGGATGTCGCACTGCACTGCCATGTTTGAAAAGTGTCTAAGCAACGGGGCTTATCGATATGATCATGACGCAGGGACTAACCAAGTGGTACGGCAGAAAGGTAGCCCTCCAGGACCTGAGCTTCTGCGTGGAGCCGGGGACGATTTTCGGCTTCCTGGGGCCTAACGGCGCGGGTAAGTCCACTACCGTGAAGGTCCTTACCGGGCTGTTGCGGCCCACGAACGGACAAGCATCGGTCGCAGGATTCGATGTGGTGGAACAGCCTCTGGAAGTCAAGAGACGGCTCGGCTATGTGCCGGAAACCGGCGCGTTGTATGAGAGTCTCTCTCCAGCCGAGTATCTGGAGTTGGTGGCCTGCCTGCACCATCTCGACCGGAAAGTCGCCATCACCCGCATGGACGAACTCCTGGCGCTTTTCGGGGTCCTGGACGTCAAGCAACAGCGCATGACCGAATTCTCCAAGGGTATGAAGCAGAAGGTGCTCATTTCGGCCGCACTGCTGCATAAGCCGGAGGTGCTCTTCCTCGACGAGCCGCTCAACGGCCTGGACGCCAATGCGGCCATGATCTTCAAGGAACTGCTCAAGAAAATGGCTGCACAGGGTAAGACCATTCTCTTTTGCTCTCACATCCTCGAAGTTGTGGAGCGTATATGCTCCCGCATCCTCATTATCAATGAAGGCAAGCGCATCATCGAAGGCACCGCCCAGGAGATCTGCAGCTCCACGGGGAGCGAAACTCTGGAGCAGGCCTTCGGCCACCTCACCGGTTCGCGCGATGCCGGACAGGTAACTGCCGATTTCCTGGCCGCGCTGGAGAGGGTCTGATGTTGCGGGCTCTCATCAGATCGCTGGGGGTGGATTACGAGCAGTGGCGCGCCCTGACACGCATCTACCTAAGGATGGACTTGCGCACCGCCAGCCTGGGACAGTTCTCCTACGAACGAGCTGGGAAGAGTGAGGGTTCCTACAAACTACTATTCTTCCGGCTTTGGGTATATCTTTTCATGGGGGCAGGGATCAGCGCTCTGGTGTATGTCAATAAGGATGTTTTTTTCACCGGCACCCTGCTGCTGACTTACACCATGCTCATGACGGCCATGCTGGTGCTGGTGGATTTCGGCGCCGTGGTGATCTCCCCCGACGACTTTGCCATTCTGGGCTATCAGCCTGTTTCCTCGCGCACGTACTTCATCACCCGGCTGACCAACGTCCTGGTTTATGCGATCCTGCTGACCCTGGCCCTGGGCGTGATTCCCGTGTTGGTGTTTTTCATCACCCTTGGCTTCCGTCCCCTGCTCGGACTCGCCGCGCTCCTCGCAACCCTGTTGAGCGGGGTGGGCATGACGCTCTTTCTCGTCCTGATCTATACGGGCATTCTAAGATTGATCCACCCCAACAAGTTGCGGCGCGCCGTGAGCTATATCCAATTGATTCTGTCGTTTCTCATCTACGGCGGTTACATTTTTTTGCCGCGGCTGATGGAAGCCGGAACCTTCACCACCATGACCCTCAAGAAATCAGCGGGAGTGCTCTGGTACCCGCCCACCTGGTTTGCCAGCTATCTTGACCTGGCAGTGGGTCGCCGGCGCGCGGTCGATATAGTGCCGGCGCTTCTTTCGGTTGCGGTCTTGGGTCTGCTGGCCCAGCGGGCGCGGGGGAGGCTGGCCCTCGAGTATTCGGATCGCCTGTCGTCAGCAACGGCCGTGAGCGAGGGCCCCAAGAAGATTTCGAGGTCTGCGACCCGCCCGGCGCTCATCTTCAAGAGTGGTGAAGCCAGGGCCGTTGCGCTGCTGGTGCGCAACCAGTTCAAGTACGATCAAAAGTTCCGCCTGGCCGTGCTGAGCATTCTGCCCCTTACAGTTCTTTACCTGTTCATGGGACTGCGTCATGGCCCTCTGCCCGACCCGTTCGTCAGCCATGAAAACACGTTCAATGACTCGTTTTTGCTTTATCTGGCGGTGCTGATGTTCCCGACCATGTTGAGAATAACCCTGGTCAGCAGCGACTCGTATCAGGCATCCTGGATCTATTACGCCACGCCGGCCGACCGCGGGCGGCTGGTCCTGGGGTCGAAAGACTTCGTGTTCACTTATTTTGTCCTGCCCTATCTGATATTCATCGGGGCCGTTTTTCTGTACTTCTTCCACAATCCCTGGCATGTCATTCTGCATTTGACCGTGCTGGCGCTGCTGTCACATTTCTTCCTGCAGATGGCCGTGTTCTTAAATCCGGCGCTCCCTTTTTCCCAGCCATCGAAGAAAGGCCAGCGCTCGGGCCAATACCTCATCACTCTCATGTTCGGACCTTTCGCGGCCATAGGGCTGCTGCTGGCGCTCTCCCGCTGGGTGTATCCCAACATGCCGTTGTTGCTGGTCGTACTGGCAGGGTTTGCCGGATCCTCGTGGCTGCTAGAGAGAGCTCTGCGCGCACGTGTGCGCCGGCGCACTGCATCCCTCGAATATCAGGACTGAAACCGCATCCCCGTGACATTGACCTGCTCCGGTCGCCTGGCCAGGATTACTCATGAATGTGCGGCCAAAATGCAGATTTGGACGCGGAAAAACGCTGACCGGCGCCGACCGTTCAGCCTTGGTCGGCGTGAAAAAGCGCCTGCACGCGTTTATCCGCGGCCAATTTTATTGCTTTTCACGGGCGCGCGGTTCTGCTTCATGAATGATTCAGGCTGGAGGATGGGATCACCTATTTCACGAGAGCAGTCGTGCCCGGCTGCCATTCGTAGCCGTAATAATCGATGCTCAGGCTCGATTTCCCAAAGATCCGCAATTCCACTTCCGTACGGTTCGACTGGGGGAACCAGAAGTCGCCGAAGCGCGCGTACTGGTGGACGAAGTGTGTTTTCTTGATCCAGAAGGATGGGGATTTCGCCGGTTCGCCTTCGAGACGACTGATGGCGAAGTTGTCGCAATCGATCCAGAGCCTGCCGCGGAACAGGTATTTGTTGGCCGAACGCGGCTCGACCGTGAAGATATATGCGCCGCTTGACTCGTCCATCCCGGAGAAGGTGAAGATGTAGTTCTGTCGTGAAATGTCCGTGTCTTTTCGTTCCTGCCGTCGGGCGGCTTCCCGCTCCGAGGCGAGCAGCGGCTCGATCACGCGTTTCTGAATGGTTCGTGAACCGCTGGTCTCCAGCACTCGAAAGCTCTTTTCTTCAGGCGCAGTGTACTGCATCTCCACCACCACGCTGGCCTGACGCCCGAGGAAGGAATTGGCAGCCTGGTAGCGGCGCAGGTTCCGGTAGGATTGCAGTGCTTTCTGGCGGGCGCTGTTCGATTCCTCCATCCTTGCGATCACATCATTGTGATTTACGACCGTGGCGGGTTGCTGTTCCCACAGCGGCAGGAGTCCGGCCAGAGCCAGAAGGACGGCTAGATTCGCGCTGGCGCTGCGGACATGCGCAGGCAGACATATGGCAGGGTAAGGCCGCAGGCGAAATACAAAGTTGCACAAAGTCCGAAGCATGAATGTGGTGGTCACGGCTTCCTCCTCGAGCGGTGGTGCTCTATATTTCCTGATCCCGGCCTGATGAACGCCATGTTCCGTTCGAGAGCATTCAAGGATCCTAGGGTCTGTCCGTAGGAGCAGGATGAAAGGCGCGAACAGGAGGTTCTTGACGAATGAGCGCCTTCTGGAATCGCTCTCACCTAGGAATGCGAAATCGGGGAGGGAATCGGCTCAAAAAGGAAAGTAAAGGCTTCGGAGCGGCAGCTGAACTTTGTCGCACACAGATATGCGGCGGCATTGCTCCGCGTGAATCTGCGGTTCCTGCGTCACCTCACGACCTTCAGCCATTTATCTTGAGGGCGTGAGAACAGTTTGCGGTCGTCGCCGCCGATCGTGAGCTTCTGGGTAGTTTCATTCCAGCGGATCTGGGCGAGGCTGTATTTGCCCTTCTCATATTCGTAGGTCAAGCCGTCATCCTGATACAGATCGAACTGGGCGTCCGCGCCGGCATAGACCCACAGTTCCAATTCTTTCTGCTCGGCCCTCGTGTTGGGGATGTCGTTCCCGTGCGGAATGATGGATCCCGCTCGGACGAACAACGGCAGCA
This is a stretch of genomic DNA from Terriglobia bacterium. It encodes these proteins:
- a CDS encoding ABC transporter ATP-binding protein encodes the protein MIMTQGLTKWYGRKVALQDLSFCVEPGTIFGFLGPNGAGKSTTVKVLTGLLRPTNGQASVAGFDVVEQPLEVKRRLGYVPETGALYESLSPAEYLELVACLHHLDRKVAITRMDELLALFGVLDVKQQRMTEFSKGMKQKVLISAALLHKPEVLFLDEPLNGLDANAAMIFKELLKKMAAQGKTILFCSHILEVVERICSRILIINEGKRIIEGTAQEICSSTGSETLEQAFGHLTGSRDAGQVTADFLAALERV